One window of Catonella massiliensis genomic DNA carries:
- a CDS encoding site-specific integrase has translation MNTLESISSKPILFCDYYKQWITIYKEGAIRPVTMSKYNMAYRWLVKLIPNLPLADLDRIAYQKLLNDYASEHERQTTMDFHHHLKCAILDAVDEGYISRDPTRKAVIKGKSPRTKKPKYLNQYELHKLLDDLRLTADISMDWLILLIAKTGMRFSEALALTPSDFNLSHQTLTVSKTWDYKGSGGFLPTKNKSSIRKIPLDWQTVIQFAELLRDIPEDKPIFVNDKIYNSTANDILARHCRNAEVPIISIHGLRHTHASLLLFAGVSIASVARRLGHSNITTTQKTYLHIIQELESKDIDIIMRSLSNLNS, from the coding sequence ATGAATACACTAGAAAGCATCAGCTCAAAACCCATATTGTTTTGCGATTATTATAAGCAGTGGATTACCATTTATAAAGAAGGGGCTATTCGTCCTGTTACAATGAGCAAATACAATATGGCATATAGATGGCTTGTTAAACTTATACCTAATCTCCCTTTAGCAGATCTTGATAGAATTGCTTATCAAAAACTGCTGAATGACTATGCCAGTGAACACGAAAGGCAGACCACAATGGACTTTCACCATCATTTAAAATGTGCGATACTTGATGCAGTAGATGAAGGTTATATTAGCCGTGATCCTACAAGAAAAGCCGTAATCAAAGGAAAAAGTCCTCGTACCAAAAAGCCTAAATACCTTAATCAGTACGAACTTCATAAATTACTTGATGACTTAAGGCTCACTGCTGATATTAGTATGGATTGGCTTATTCTTCTGATTGCAAAGACTGGAATGCGTTTTTCTGAGGCCTTAGCTCTTACCCCAAGCGACTTCAATTTATCGCATCAAACCCTGACTGTGTCAAAAACTTGGGATTATAAAGGGAGCGGCGGTTTTCTTCCTACCAAAAACAAATCTTCAATAAGAAAAATACCCTTAGACTGGCAAACCGTAATACAGTTTGCTGAACTCCTAAGGGATATTCCTGAAGACAAGCCCATATTTGTAAATGATAAAATATATAACTCAACAGCCAACGATATACTTGCAAGACATTGTAGAAATGCTGAAGTCCCTATAATTTCAATCCACGGACTTCGCCACACTCATGCCTCTCTATTACTCTTTGCAGGAGTATCCATTGCAAGCGTTGCAAGAAGGCTCGGTCACTCAAATATAACCACAACTCAAAAAACTTACTTACACATCATACAGGAACTTGAAAGTAAGGACATTGATATTATAATGAGGTCCTTATCAAATCTTAATTCATAA
- a CDS encoding restriction endonuclease subunit S, translated as MNTLPWEQRKLGEVIKVCNGRDYKHLDVGKIPVYGTGGYMLSVSEALSYKDDSIGIGRKGTIDRPYILKAPFWTVDTLFYCIPKQNNDLKFIFSVFQNVDWKSMDESTGVPSLSKAAINKVNILTPNILEQMKIGTYFSTLDHLITLHQRK; from the coding sequence ATAAATACTCTCCCTTGGGAACAGCGTAAGTTGGGGGAAGTAATTAAAGTATGTAATGGAAGAGATTATAAACACTTAGATGTAGGTAAAATTCCTGTATATGGTACAGGCGGTTACATGCTTAGTGTATCGGAAGCTTTATCTTATAAAGACGATTCAATTGGCATTGGTAGAAAAGGAACTATTGACAGACCGTATATTTTAAAAGCACCTTTTTGGACTGTAGACACATTATTTTACTGTATTCCAAAGCAAAATAATGATTTAAAGTTTATTTTTAGCGTTTTTCAAAATGTTGATTGGAAATCAATGGATGAATCTACGGGAGTACCAAGTTTATCAAAAGCAGCAATTAATAAAGTTAACATTTTAACACCCAATATACTTGAACAGATGAAAATTGGGACATATTTTTCTACCCTCGACCACCTTATCACCCTTCACCAGCGTAAGTAA
- a CDS encoding restriction endonuclease subunit S: MANKPNIRFKGFTDDWEQRKLGEICERLTRKNKDNESDLPLTISSQHGLIDQRDFFNKVVAAKDMSEYYLLQKGEFAYNKSYSNGYDYGSIKRLNSYEKGCLSTLYICFKLISDKVNSDYLECYFDTLAWYHDVSQICSEGARNHGLLNVDVKAFFTEVTVKLPVDVKEQQQISAILHSLDHLITLHQRKCDETKKLKKFMLQKMFPKNGEKNPEIRFAGFTDDWEQRKLGEVFKEYSEKNHTELPALTIIQGGGTVLRDKSDRALQYDKSNLSTYKMVKKDDFIVHLRSFEGGLEKANSSGIISPAYHTFHGENTDCRFFYPFFRSRQFIDVLLKPHVYGIRDGKSIDIEGMKSILLPLPTYDEQRRIGNYIENLDHLITLHQRKCDNLKLIKKFMLQNMFPKKG; the protein is encoded by the coding sequence ATGGCAAATAAACCAAATATAAGATTTAAGGGCTTTACTGATGATTGGGAACAGCGTAAGTTGGGGGAGATTTGCGAAAGATTAACCAGAAAAAACAAAGATAATGAATCCGATTTACCATTAACAATATCATCTCAGCATGGATTAATCGACCAGAGAGATTTTTTCAATAAGGTAGTTGCTGCAAAAGATATGTCTGAATACTACCTTTTACAAAAGGGTGAATTTGCATATAACAAAAGTTATTCAAATGGATATGACTATGGTTCTATTAAGAGGTTAAATTCATATGAAAAGGGGTGTTTATCAACTCTCTATATATGCTTTAAGTTAATATCTGATAAGGTTAATTCTGATTATTTAGAATGTTATTTTGATACACTCGCTTGGTATCATGATGTATCACAAATATGTTCTGAAGGGGCACGAAATCATGGTTTACTTAATGTAGATGTAAAAGCCTTTTTTACAGAGGTAACAGTTAAATTGCCAGTTGATGTAAAGGAGCAACAACAAATTTCTGCCATATTACATTCCCTCGACCACCTTATCACCCTTCACCAGCGTAAGTGTGATGAAACAAAAAAACTGAAAAAATTTATGCTCCAAAAAATGTTTCCGAAAAATGGTGAAAAAAATCCGGAGATAAGATTTGCAGGATTTACTGACGATTGGGAACAGCGTAAGTTGGGGGAAGTATTTAAAGAATACTCAGAAAAGAACCATACAGAACTTCCTGCATTAACGATTATTCAGGGTGGCGGGACTGTTCTAAGAGACAAATCAGATCGAGCATTACAGTATGATAAATCCAACTTGTCTACATATAAAATGGTAAAAAAAGATGATTTTATTGTTCACCTTAGATCCTTTGAAGGTGGACTTGAAAAGGCTAATTCAAGTGGAATTATAAGTCCTGCATATCATACTTTTCATGGAGAAAATACAGATTGTAGATTCTTTTATCCGTTCTTTAGGTCAAGACAATTTATCGATGTTTTACTAAAGCCACATGTATATGGAATAAGAGATGGAAAAAGTATTGATATCGAAGGAATGAAATCTATATTACTTCCACTTCCAACTTATGATGAACAACGGAGAATTGGGAACTATATAGAAAACCTCGACCACCTTATCACCCTTCACCAACGAAAGTGTGATAACCTAAAACTTATTAAAAAATTCATGCTGCAAAATATGTTTCCTAAGAAAGGATAG
- a CDS encoding NADAR family protein has product MSNWYLSDFRIDGIEFSSMEQYMMYEKALCFGDEKIAKEILAERDVARIKELGRLVSGYDDYIWNGVRQIVIYEGLMAKFSQNDSLKSKLLDTKDCTLVECAVKDRIWGIGLSMTDQRRFIPSEWQGHNYLGYALMMVRDKLKNQI; this is encoded by the coding sequence CTGAGTAATTGGTATTTATCAGATTTTCGAATTGATGGTATAGAATTTTCATCTATGGAGCAATACATGATGTATGAAAAAGCTCTATGTTTTGGTGATGAAAAAATAGCAAAAGAAATTTTAGCCGAAAGAGATGTGGCTAGAATAAAGGAGCTAGGAAGGCTTGTATCAGGCTATGATGATTATATTTGGAATGGAGTACGGCAGATAGTAATATACGAAGGGCTTATGGCTAAATTTTCTCAAAATGATTCTCTAAAAAGTAAATTACTTGATACAAAGGATTGTACATTGGTAGAGTGTGCAGTTAAAGATAGAATCTGGGGAATAGGGCTTTCTATGACAGATCAAAGAAGATTTATACCCTCAGAGTGGCAGGGACATAACTATCTTGGATATGCACTTATGATGGTTAGGGACAAGCTGAAAAATCAAATATAA
- a CDS encoding DUF3990 domain-containing protein: MILYHGSNVEVKEPILLKVQRELDFGKGFYTTSDMEQAARWAWRTAKRRGESNAFVTVYEVNEDELKNIRLLSFDSPNVDWLDFVVKNRKGEYIAGDWDIISGPVADDQTAQVIDLYLDGLYDEEEAIRRFLTQRLKDQYAFKTDEALKLLIFKEVITL, translated from the coding sequence ATGATTTTATATCATGGGAGCAATGTTGAAGTGAAAGAGCCTATATTGCTAAAGGTACAAAGAGAACTGGACTTTGGCAAAGGGTTTTATACAACCAGCGATATGGAACAGGCTGCTAGATGGGCTTGGAGAACTGCAAAAAGGAGAGGTGAAAGCAATGCCTTTGTTACAGTCTATGAAGTTAATGAAGATGAACTAAAGAATATCCGTCTTCTAAGCTTTGATTCACCTAATGTAGACTGGCTTGATTTTGTAGTAAAGAATAGAAAAGGTGAATACATAGCAGGAGACTGGGATATAATATCAGGTCCTGTGGCAGACGACCAAACTGCTCAGGTTATTGACCTTTATCTCGATGGATTGTATGATGAAGAAGAGGCAATAAGGCGATTTCTTACTCAGAGGCTAAAAGACCAATATGCATTTAAGACGGATGAGGCTCTTAAACTGCTTATATTCAAAGAGGTAATAACACTATGA
- a CDS encoding type I restriction-modification system subunit M encodes MADNKDLLNVLWSGADVLRGKMDANEYKTYLLGLVFYKYLSDTYLAKAYDLLNDESPDSLDDAQAQYEEAVKSEDAEDFLAELRSSMHYTLEPDMTYISILRDAQNNRFNREKLQAAFNRIQESDELFNGLFADVDLYSNRLGTGDQKQSATIAEVIKVLDGADLIHAEGDVLGNAYEYLIGQFASETGKKAGEFYTPHGPAQILCRIAMSGQEDKKGLQVYDPCMGSASLMLSCKNYSKEPDYIKYYGQELMPSTYNLARMNMFLHRVLPENQHLRNGDTLDADWPTDEETEFDVVTMNPPYSAKWSADEGFKQDERFMDYGGKLAPKSKADYAFLLHGFYHLKQSGTMAIVLPHGVLFRGASEGEIRRILLENGSIYAVIGLPANMFYNTSIPTCIIVLKKHREGRDVLFVDASNLFEKEKKQNVMNKEHIDRVIKLYNDRKTVDKLSFLASYEDIEKNDFNLNIPRYIDTSEEEEEIDIRELSESFRDINREIKECNEALLEMFGELTYSSQDTKEAVEEFVKVFLEG; translated from the coding sequence ATGGCAGATAACAAAGACTTGCTGAATGTACTTTGGAGTGGGGCGGATGTACTAAGAGGCAAGATGGATGCCAATGAATATAAAACTTATTTATTGGGGCTGGTCTTTTATAAATATTTATCAGATACATATTTGGCGAAAGCCTATGACTTATTGAATGATGAGTCACCTGATAGCCTTGATGATGCTCAGGCTCAGTATGAAGAGGCAGTAAAATCAGAAGATGCAGAAGACTTTTTGGCAGAATTAAGAAGCTCAATGCATTATACCCTAGAACCTGATATGACATATATAAGCATCTTAAGAGATGCTCAAAACAATAGATTTAATAGAGAAAAACTTCAGGCTGCCTTTAACAGAATACAGGAATCAGATGAATTGTTCAACGGCTTATTTGCCGATGTAGACCTTTATTCCAACAGGCTTGGAACAGGAGATCAGAAACAGAGTGCTACAATAGCAGAAGTGATAAAGGTCTTGGATGGGGCTGATCTAATACACGCTGAGGGAGATGTGCTTGGCAATGCCTATGAGTATCTGATTGGACAGTTTGCTTCTGAGACAGGCAAAAAGGCGGGTGAATTCTACACTCCTCACGGTCCTGCACAGATACTGTGTAGAATCGCTATGTCAGGACAGGAGGATAAAAAGGGACTACAGGTATATGATCCCTGTATGGGTTCTGCCTCACTCATGCTTAGCTGCAAGAATTATTCTAAAGAACCTGATTATATCAAGTACTACGGGCAGGAACTGATGCCGTCTACCTACAATCTTGCCAGGATGAACATGTTTCTCCACAGGGTTCTTCCTGAGAACCAGCACCTAAGAAATGGAGATACATTGGATGCCGACTGGCCTACAGATGAAGAAACAGAATTCGATGTAGTTACTATGAATCCGCCGTATTCTGCCAAATGGTCAGCTGATGAAGGCTTCAAGCAGGATGAGAGATTTATGGACTATGGTGGGAAGTTAGCACCCAAATCAAAGGCAGACTATGCGTTCCTATTACATGGTTTCTATCACTTAAAGCAAAGTGGAACTATGGCTATAGTACTTCCGCATGGAGTACTTTTTAGAGGGGCATCAGAGGGAGAGATAAGAAGGATTTTACTTGAAAATGGCTCTATATATGCTGTAATAGGCCTTCCTGCCAATATGTTTTACAATACCTCCATACCTACCTGTATCATAGTGCTTAAAAAGCATAGAGAGGGAAGGGATGTGCTCTTTGTTGATGCATCGAATCTCTTTGAAAAAGAGAAGAAACAGAATGTAATGAATAAGGAGCATATCGACAGGGTAATCAAGCTTTATAATGATAGAAAAACAGTAGATAAGCTAAGTTTCCTTGCTTCCTATGAAGACATAGAAAAGAATGATTTTAACTTGAATATACCAAGATACATAGATACAAGTGAAGAAGAGGAAGAAATAGACATTAGAGAGCTTTCTGAAAGTTTCAGGGATATAAATAGAGAAATAAAAGAGTGTAATGAGGCTCTACTTGAAATGTTTGGAGAACTTACCTATAGCAGTCAGGATACTAAGGAAGCAGTGGAAGAATTTGTAAAGGTCTTTTTGGAGGGTTGA
- a CDS encoding type II toxin-antitoxin system HicB family antitoxin → MNVTDYMKLPYTRLVQEVNDESGHYFYGRILELDGCQSTGDSLEELYEGLNEAMEGYIEVKLENGLKIPVPEKTEKYSGRI, encoded by the coding sequence ATGAACGTAACGGATTATATGAAGTTGCCATATACCAGATTGGTACAGGAAGTCAATGATGAAAGCGGGCATTATTTTTATGGCAGGATACTGGAACTTGATGGCTGCCAAAGTACAGGAGATTCACTAGAGGAATTATACGAAGGGCTCAATGAAGCCATGGAAGGCTATATAGAAGTTAAGCTTGAGAATGGTCTAAAGATACCTGTACCAGAGAAAACAGAAAAATATAGTGGTAGAATATAA
- a CDS encoding type I restriction endonuclease subunit R produces MAELESVLEERLIAELTGGESQWTYRPDIRTEEALWDNFKYILEQNNKAELGDQPLSESEFAKVKNDLSHASFYDAGQWLVGENGKVYVHVHRGDKVLHLKVMNNEHIAGGSSVYEVINQYRVFKSEEDKNGRNSRYDVTLLINGIPMIHIELKNKAHSYINGFNQIKNYISEGKFRGLFSNVQMFVVSNAVDTKYFAAARDTELNKEFLTGWVDEDNKPVCDYIEFTKSVLRIPQAHEMVSKYTVLDNVRKKLLILRPYQIHAIEAMRRASKTGKSGYIWHTTGSGKTMTSYKATRNLLMDIPSIEKTLFLIDRKDLDKQTGDAFKSYSENDTIDVDNTENVNRLIKKLTDGNRQMIVTTIQKMQKMIRDSLKDGSKDYNQIKSLRIAFVVDECHRAVSPQTKREIERFFANSLWFGFTGTPIFEENKYEQKGDLPQTTEELYGECLHSYTIKEAIHDKAVLGFNIENLGPENIRPEDEAAYYNSENHKRKVLDVILNRSKSKFGMQLVKGKTYEAMLTVDSIASAQEYYDLIMRIKAGEDELKISEEVMKALPDFPKTAITFSVVENEEASKTNQEAMKRYLDDYSKMFNSRSYGLGEITAYNNNLNERLARNGNKYTDRMEQLDLVIVVDRLLTGFDAPCLSTIFIDREPMKPQHLIQAFSRTNRINDSNKMYGQIVTFRSPKEYKKRINEALVLYSKGGFGKAIAEDWDTVLSQFETSLKTIRNFAPTPNDVLGLSDRQKKVFIVLFREFDHNFAHLKSFSTYDNEMLKKYDFTEEDYEDYAAVYNNVIAEMRDRPAKDEGDNEISDDYELVAYSKFKVDFEYIVSLLQGFVDSMSAAESGIDDFDAKLKEIRENINEFASTNPKLSSLISRMVDEMEKDFDKYINRDVSAIINQMRYEAADKEIKKYANKWFLEEEAVRYEVYNYKDGKLANENKLKESADYAAYKEKNEASLPKYKFYSELKKDFDEKLIPEARPYIS; encoded by the coding sequence ATGGCAGAACTGGAATCGGTGTTAGAAGAAAGACTCATAGCTGAGCTTACCGGCGGAGAGTCACAGTGGACATACCGCCCTGATATTAGGACTGAAGAGGCATTGTGGGATAATTTTAAGTATATTTTGGAGCAGAATAACAAGGCTGAACTGGGAGACCAACCCTTAAGTGAATCAGAATTTGCTAAAGTAAAGAATGACCTCTCTCATGCTTCATTCTATGATGCAGGGCAGTGGCTTGTTGGGGAAAATGGTAAAGTCTATGTACATGTGCATAGGGGTGATAAGGTACTTCATCTTAAGGTAATGAATAACGAGCATATTGCAGGAGGCTCAAGTGTATATGAGGTAATTAATCAATACAGAGTCTTTAAGTCAGAAGAAGATAAAAATGGGAGAAACAGTAGATATGATGTTACCCTTCTCATAAATGGAATACCTATGATTCATATTGAACTTAAGAACAAGGCTCATTCCTATATAAATGGATTTAATCAGATAAAAAACTATATATCAGAGGGTAAATTCAGAGGGCTTTTTTCAAATGTTCAGATGTTTGTAGTAAGTAATGCAGTGGATACAAAGTATTTTGCGGCTGCAAGAGATACTGAGTTAAATAAGGAATTCCTAACAGGCTGGGTTGATGAAGACAATAAGCCTGTTTGTGATTATATAGAGTTTACGAAGTCTGTACTAAGGATACCTCAGGCTCACGAAATGGTATCTAAATATACGGTTTTAGACAATGTGAGGAAGAAACTGCTTATCCTAAGGCCATATCAGATTCATGCGATAGAGGCTATGCGCAGGGCTTCAAAAACAGGTAAGTCAGGCTATATCTGGCATACTACAGGTTCAGGAAAGACTATGACTTCGTACAAGGCAACCAGGAACCTGCTTATGGACATTCCGTCTATAGAAAAGACCTTGTTTTTAATAGATAGAAAGGATCTTGATAAGCAGACAGGAGATGCTTTCAAGTCTTATTCTGAAAATGATACCATAGATGTAGACAACACAGAAAATGTAAACCGTCTGATAAAAAAACTAACTGACGGCAACAGGCAGATGATAGTGACCACTATTCAAAAAATGCAAAAAATGATTAGAGATAGCCTGAAAGACGGCTCAAAAGACTATAATCAGATTAAATCTCTAAGAATAGCTTTTGTAGTGGATGAATGTCATAGGGCTGTAAGTCCACAAACAAAGCGGGAGATTGAGAGATTTTTTGCTAATTCCTTGTGGTTTGGTTTCACAGGAACTCCTATTTTTGAAGAAAATAAGTATGAGCAAAAGGGAGACCTGCCTCAGACAACTGAAGAACTATATGGTGAGTGCCTTCATAGCTATACTATAAAGGAGGCAATACACGATAAGGCTGTACTTGGATTTAATATAGAGAATCTGGGGCCTGAAAATATAAGACCTGAGGACGAAGCTGCTTATTACAACAGTGAGAATCATAAGCGTAAAGTGCTTGATGTGATACTGAACCGTTCTAAGTCAAAGTTTGGTATGCAGCTTGTAAAAGGAAAAACCTACGAAGCTATGCTGACTGTAGATTCAATAGCCTCAGCACAAGAGTATTATGACCTTATTATGAGGATAAAGGCAGGTGAGGATGAACTTAAGATTAGTGAAGAAGTAATGAAGGCACTTCCTGATTTTCCTAAGACTGCGATTACTTTTTCAGTTGTAGAAAATGAAGAGGCTTCAAAAACAAATCAGGAAGCAATGAAGAGGTATTTAGATGATTATAGCAAGATGTTTAACAGCAGGAGTTATGGTTTAGGCGAGATTACTGCTTATAATAACAACTTAAATGAAAGGCTGGCTAGAAATGGGAATAAATATACTGATAGAATGGAGCAGCTGGACCTTGTTATAGTTGTGGATAGACTGCTTACAGGCTTCGATGCACCTTGCCTCTCAACTATCTTCATAGATAGGGAGCCAATGAAGCCACAGCATCTGATTCAGGCATTTTCAAGAACCAATAGAATTAATGACTCAAATAAGATGTACGGACAGATAGTTACCTTCCGTTCTCCAAAGGAATATAAAAAGAGGATAAATGAAGCTTTGGTACTATATTCTAAAGGTGGATTTGGAAAGGCGATTGCAGAAGACTGGGACACAGTACTTTCGCAGTTTGAGACCTCACTTAAAACTATTAGGAACTTTGCTCCTACTCCAAATGATGTACTGGGACTCTCAGACAGGCAGAAAAAGGTGTTTATAGTCCTGTTTAGAGAATTTGATCATAATTTTGCACATTTAAAATCATTTTCTACATACGATAATGAGATGTTAAAGAAGTATGATTTTACTGAAGAAGACTATGAAGATTATGCTGCTGTATATAACAATGTGATTGCTGAAATGCGGGATAGACCTGCTAAAGACGAAGGGGATAATGAGATATCGGATGATTATGAGTTGGTTGCCTATAGCAAATTTAAGGTAGATTTTGAATATATAGTATCGCTTTTACAGGGCTTTGTGGATTCGATGAGTGCCGCAGAGAGCGGAATCGATGATTTTGATGCTAAACTTAAGGAAATCCGAGAGAATATAAATGAATTTGCAAGTACCAATCCGAAACTAAGCAGTCTCATTTCTCGTATGGTTGATGAGATGGAAAAAGATTTTGATAAATACATTAATAGGGATGTTTCGGCTATTATCAATCAAATGCGGTACGAAGCAGCCGATAAGGAGATTAAAAAATACGCTAACAAATGGTTCCTAGAGGAAGAAGCTGTCAGGTATGAGGTGTATAACTATAAGGATGGGAAGCTTGCAAACGAGAATAAATTGAAGGAAAGTGCTGATTATGCAGCTTATAAGGAGAAGAATGAAGCATCGCTTCCTAAATACAAATTTTATTCTGAGCTTAAGAAGGATTTTGACGAGAAGTTGATTCCTGAGGCCAGACCATATATTAGCTAA
- the gdhA gene encoding NADP-specific glutamate dehydrogenase, protein MSYVDEVLVKVKEKNSHEPEFIQAVTEVLESLRPVIEKEEEKYRRDAILERMTEPDRIISFRVPWVDDKGQAQVNRGFRVQFNNAIGPYKGGLRLHPSVNQSIIKFLGFEQCFKNSLTGLPIGGGKGGSDFDPKGKSDREIMAFCKSFITELYKYIGADEDVPAGDIGVGAREIGYMYGQYKRITGLYEGVLTGKGLSYGGSLARKEATGYGLVYITDEMLRANGKSLEGKTVVVSGSGNVAIYAIEKAIALGAKPVTACDSTGWVYDPDGIDVAVLQDVKEVKRARLTEYVKARPNAEYHEGKGVWSVKCDIALPCATQNELDLEDAKALVANGCFAVCEGANMPTTLEATEYLQKNGVYFLPGKAANAGGVATSALEMSQNSERLSWTFEEVDAKLKNIMVNIFRNLDAAAKAYGKEGDYVAGANIAGFIKVCDAMLAHGIV, encoded by the coding sequence ATGTCATACGTTGATGAGGTACTTGTAAAGGTTAAGGAAAAAAACTCTCACGAGCCCGAATTCATACAGGCAGTTACAGAGGTACTTGAATCTCTTAGGCCTGTGATTGAAAAAGAGGAAGAAAAGTATAGGAGAGATGCTATACTTGAGAGAATGACAGAGCCTGACAGAATAATCAGCTTTAGAGTTCCTTGGGTAGATGATAAGGGACAGGCTCAGGTAAACAGAGGCTTTAGAGTACAGTTTAATAACGCTATAGGACCATACAAGGGAGGCTTAAGACTTCACCCTTCAGTTAATCAGAGTATAATCAAATTCTTAGGCTTTGAGCAGTGCTTTAAGAATTCACTTACAGGCCTTCCAATCGGAGGTGGTAAGGGTGGTTCTGACTTCGATCCTAAGGGAAAGAGTGACAGAGAGATAATGGCTTTCTGCAAGAGCTTTATTACCGAGCTTTATAAGTACATTGGTGCTGATGAGGACGTACCTGCAGGAGATATCGGTGTAGGTGCAAGGGAAATAGGCTATATGTATGGCCAGTACAAGAGGATTACAGGGCTTTATGAAGGTGTACTCACAGGTAAGGGACTTAGCTATGGTGGTTCTCTTGCAAGAAAAGAGGCTACAGGCTACGGCCTTGTATACATAACTGATGAGATGCTTAGGGCAAATGGAAAGAGCCTTGAGGGCAAGACAGTTGTAGTATCAGGCTCTGGAAATGTAGCTATCTATGCTATAGAGAAGGCCATAGCCCTTGGTGCTAAGCCTGTAACCGCTTGTGACTCCACAGGCTGGGTATATGATCCTGATGGAATAGATGTAGCAGTGCTTCAGGATGTAAAGGAAGTTAAGAGAGCAAGACTTACCGAGTATGTTAAGGCTAGGCCTAATGCAGAGTACCACGAGGGAAAAGGTGTATGGAGCGTGAAGTGCGATATTGCTCTTCCTTGTGCAACCCAGAATGAACTTGACCTTGAAGATGCTAAGGCTCTTGTGGCAAATGGCTGTTTTGCAGTCTGCGAGGGCGCAAACATGCCTACTACCTTAGAGGCTACAGAGTATCTCCAGAAAAACGGAGTTTACTTCCTCCCTGGCAAGGCTGCCAATGCGGGTGGTGTAGCAACCTCAGCCCTTGAGATGAGCCAGAACTCAGAGCGTCTTAGCTGGACATTTGAGGAGGTAGATGCTAAGTTAAAGAACATCATGGTAAATATCTTCCGTAACCTTGATGCCGCAGCAAAGGCATACGGCAAGGAAGGCGACTATGTAGCAGGAGCCAATATCGCTGGCTTTATAAAGGTTTGCGATGCTATGCTTGCACATGGGATTGTGTAA
- a CDS encoding DUF3791 domain-containing protein, whose product MTKEMEFFLFLIERYAKAKGRMTGDVLREWENKRITQEIFDGYFEYHQERLENAYDDIDALVTTGKHIDYSVNG is encoded by the coding sequence ATGACAAAAGAGATGGAATTTTTCCTTTTTCTTATTGAAAGGTATGCAAAGGCAAAAGGGAGAATGACAGGCGATGTGCTTAGAGAATGGGAGAATAAGAGAATAACCCAAGAAATATTTGACGGATATTTTGAATATCATCAGGAAAGGCTTGAAAACGCTTATGATGATATAGATGCTCTTGTAACAACAGGAAAACATATAGACTATAGTGTTAATGGCTAA